CTGGCCGCCGTGGTGCGTGACGTGGGCTGGGCCGAGGAGTTGGCCCAGGACGCATTGGTCGCCGCACTGGAACAGTGGCCGCGCGACGGGGTACCGGCCAACCCGGGTGCCTGGCTCACCACTGTCGGCAAACGACGGGCGATCGACGCGCTGCGCCGCCGGACCCTGCTGGAACGACGGGTCGCCGACCTCTGGCGAGATCTCGGCGACGACCAGTTCTTCCCCGACTTCGACGCCGCCTTCGAGGAACGGATCGACGACGACCTCCTGCGGCTGGTCTTCACGGCCTGCCATCCGGTGCTGTCGCCGCAGGCGCGGGCGGCACTGACCCTGCGGATGCTCGGCGGGCTGAAGACCGACGAGATCGCCCGCGCGTTCCTGGTGCCGGAGACCACTGTCGCGCAGCGGATCACCCGCGCCAAGAAGACCCTCGCCGATGCGAAGGTGCCGTTCGAGGTGCCAGGCATCGAGGAGCGCGGCGAACGGCTCGCCTCCGTGCTGGAGGTGATCTACCTGATCTTCAACGAGGGTTACTCGGCGACCGCCGGCGACGACTGGATGCGCCCGGCCCTCTGCGCGGAGGCGCTGCGCCTGGCCCGCGTCCTCCAGGGGCTGATGCCCGCGGAACCGGAGGTGCACGGGCTCGCCGCGCTGCTGGAAATCCAGGCGTCCCGCACCGCGGCGAGGGTCGACCCGGCGGGAGAGCCGATCCTGCTCCTGGAACAGGACCGCGGACGGTGGGACCACCTGCTGATCCGCCGGGGCCTGGCAGCCCTCGACCAGGCCCGAGCAGCCGGCATCCCCGCCGGTCCGTACACCCTCCAGGCGGAGATCGCCGCCTGCCACGCGCGGGCGCGTACCCCGCAGGAGACGGACTGGACGCGGATCGCGGCCGGCTACGCGGAGCTGGCCCGGGTCGTACCGTCGCCGGTCGTGGAGCTGAACCGGGCCGTCGCGGTCTCCTTCGCCGACGGCCCTGCCGCCGGCCTGGACCTGGCGCGGGCGCTCGCCGACGAGCCGGCGCTGGCCGGCTACCACCTGCTGTCAAGCGTGCTCGGGGACCTGCTGGCGAAGCTGGGCCGCTACGACGAGGCGCGCGTCGAGTTCGACCGGGCAGCCCACCTCACCGGCAACGAACGTGAGCGGGCGCTGCTGTTCGCCCGTGCCGCCGACTGTGCCCGCGGCGTCGCGCCGACCCGCTGAGAAATTCTTCGACTGTCATGTCGTATCCCGTGCCCTCCACTCGACGCGTCAGTGAAAGCCGGCTCGCACCGGCGCGCGGGACCGGCGACCGGCCGGGCACAGACGAGGAGAGGGACATGACGACGACGGAGAACGAGACGAGAGCACGGTCCGCGGTGGCAGGCGCCGACCCCCGGCGTACGACGACCAGGGCGCTACTGGCCGGCGGAGTCCTCGCCGGGCCGCTGTTCGGGGTGGTGGCGGCCGCCCAGGTGCTCACCCGCGACGGGTTCGACCTGAGCCGGCAGCCGCTCAGCCTGCTCGCTCTCGGCGACCTGGGCTGGATCCAGACCGCCAACTTCGTGCTGACCGGGTTGCTCGCCCTCGCCGCCGCGGTCGGGCTGCGCCGGACGCTGAGCGGCGAGCCGGGCGGGACGTGGGGGCCTGCGCTGATCGCCGTGCACGGCCTCGGCCTGGTCATCGCCGGGGTG
The DNA window shown above is from Micromonospora lupini and carries:
- a CDS encoding RNA polymerase sigma factor; protein product: MGDEQVHRTVEAVWRIEAGRVIAALAAVVRDVGWAEELAQDALVAALEQWPRDGVPANPGAWLTTVGKRRAIDALRRRTLLERRVADLWRDLGDDQFFPDFDAAFEERIDDDLLRLVFTACHPVLSPQARAALTLRMLGGLKTDEIARAFLVPETTVAQRITRAKKTLADAKVPFEVPGIEERGERLASVLEVIYLIFNEGYSATAGDDWMRPALCAEALRLARVLQGLMPAEPEVHGLAALLEIQASRTAARVDPAGEPILLLEQDRGRWDHLLIRRGLAALDQARAAGIPAGPYTLQAEIAACHARARTPQETDWTRIAAGYAELARVVPSPVVELNRAVAVSFADGPAAGLDLARALADEPALAGYHLLSSVLGDLLAKLGRYDEARVEFDRAAHLTGNERERALLFARAADCARGVAPTR
- a CDS encoding DUF998 domain-containing protein, yielding MTTTENETRARSAVAGADPRRTTTRALLAGGVLAGPLFGVVAAAQVLTRDGFDLSRQPLSLLALGDLGWIQTANFVLTGLLALAAAVGLRRTLSGEPGGTWGPALIAVHGLGLVIAGVLVSDPSMGWPAGAPEGTPDTLSWHAIGHGVGAGLAFGSLPIACLVFARTWWRDGERLWAAFSLGCALAVVAVLAWPDQDTLSVRMALACVPTFGWLTALCARLINR